In Aedes albopictus strain Foshan chromosome 3, AalbF5, whole genome shotgun sequence, the following are encoded in one genomic region:
- the LOC109426998 gene encoding N-glycosylase/DNA lyase — protein MSHWMKIACLQKQLQLKTTLTGGQSFRWHQREPTVDEFIGVFANCVWILKQNGTELLYRVVGELPYPNANDKDQVSTGAAKKARRVATATSEVNLAEIRLKVPEPDQYAGGGASLLYPQSYYERLLRVYFRLDEDLEKCYQQWNKCHAHFENSTDQFYAVRQLDQDPVENLFSFICSQNNNISRISGLVEKICTHYGERICAYNGTTFYNFPDAGRLASPQVEQHLRQLSFGYRAKYIQKSAEEILAKGDLEWFQKLQQMDYKEAHRELLTLTGIGPKVADCICLMSLGHLQAIPVDTHVFQIARNYLPHLSKCKTVSGKMYGEIGDKFREIYGEKAGWAQTVLFCADLRQFKEKSGEYNSAESKNGKVKR, from the exons ATGTCCCATTGGATGAAAATTGCCTGCCTCCAGAAGCAGCTGCAGCTAAAAACTACACTCACCGGAGGGCAGAGCTTCCG CTGGCACCAGCGAGAACCCACCGTAGACGAATTCATTGGTGTATTTGCAAACTGCGTTTGGATCCTGAAGCAAAATGGCACGGAGCTGCTGTACAGAGTGGTCGGCGAGCTTCCGTATCCCAATGCAAACGATAAGGATCAGGTTTCTACCGGTGCTGCCAAGAAAGCACGGCGGGTCGCTACCGCGACCTCAGAAGTGAATCTTGCCGAAATTCGTCTCAAAGTACCAGAACCGGATCAGTACGCAGGTGGTGGGGCAAGCTTACTCTATCCGCAGAGTTATTACGAAAGGTTGCTCCGGGTGTATTTCCGGTTGGACGAAGATCTGGAGAAGTGCTATCAACAGTGGAACAAGTGCCACGCCCACTTCGAAAACAGTACCGATCAGTTTTATGCCGTCCGGCAGCTCGATCAGGATCCGGTCGAGAATCTGTTTTCCTTCATTTGCAGCCAGAACAATAACATCTCCAG GATTTCAGGTCTGGTGGAGAAAATATGCACTCACTACGGAGAGAGAATCTGCGCCTACAATGGAACTACTTTCTACAACTTCCCTGATGCGGGTAGACTAGCTTCACCGCAAGTGGAACAGCATTTGCGACAGCTGAGCTTCGGCTATCGTGCCAAATACATCCAGAAGTCTGCCGAAGAGATACTGGCCAAAGGTGATCTCGAATGGTTTCAAAAACTGCAACAGATGGACTACAAGGAAGCGCACCGGGAACTGCTCACGTTGACCGGAATCGGTCCCAAAGTGGCCGACTGTATCTGTTTGATGTCGTTGGGTCACCTGCAAGCGATTCCGGTCGATACGCACGTGTTTCAAATCGCACGAAATTATCTGCCCCATCTGTCCAAGTGTAAAACCGTTTCCGGAAAGATGTACGGTGAGATTGGGGACAAGTTCCGCGAGATTTACGGCGAAAAAGCCGGATGGGCACAGACGGTGTTGTTCTGTGCCGATTTGCGACAGTTTAAGGAGAAATCAGGTGAGTATAATAGCGCGGAATCGAAAAATGGTAAAGTAAAACGGTAG